One window of the Zygotorulaspora mrakii chromosome 6, complete sequence genome contains the following:
- the TAF7 gene encoding TATA-binding protein-associated factor TAF7 (similar to Saccharomyces cerevisiae TAF7 (YMR227C); ancestral locus Anc_8.754), which yields MAVIKIKRRKDDVNNAGEPTPKKIRVKRKIKEEEVKPNLKVSLRKSNISKKGINEEKGATVKVKLNLKKGGEQEKVSKAPRLRVKPIRVPGEGYDSEASDIEDDPLIEEGIILRVLPDMQAEFVKNSIESGDYSGINIKWKGHGHAIVNINSVSYGAVVVNLPTVVEAHKSVDRKNLLKTIDVSQMLLCIKVIENEEEVFTLTPPDSEDLVSKHFEEYQDEINESKKKSLKGYNGGALTETELRYLDQIALKPYDYKHGITPPLYNARNRRFRRKMGLDEFEYTEQAVERLLKQDDQSEEVTYELVDEDEVARRSTSAANLEQFSTSARDETGISGYADDEKEEDDLDLDAAFQSDEDAEAEAAAKTNDLFDEAGDDVEQYNGEEDEEEDEEDEEDEEEDNDEEDDAGSDHDVVHKEEVNEGRQHNELLKDELLELKTTLDQTIQKLQTATNPLLKSRFVESIKKLEKEVELKRKQLKYSDESLQGDSSVASQINGTQEEFEEEENDADADDDDDDDDDIEAPEEEEGTDHVPDQELDQNDLDMMMLFGAEGDEADAD from the coding sequence ATGGCTGTTATCAAGATCAAAAGACGGAAGGATGATGTGAATAATGCAGGGGAACCAACACCTAAGAAGATACGAGTTAAGAGGAAAATTAAAGAGGAGGAAGTGAAACCCAACTTGAAAGTAAGTCTACGAAAGTCTAACATATCAAAGAAGGGaataaatgaagaaaaaggtGCTACAGTTAAGGTGAAActgaatttaaaaaaaggAGGTGAGCAAGAAAAGGTTTCCAAAGCCCCAAGGCTGCGAGTCAAGCCAATTAGAGTGCCTGGAGAAGGCTACGATTCGGAAGCCTCTGACATAGAAGACGATCCTCTTATTGAGGAAGGTATTATACTGCGTGTTTTGCCGGACATGCAAGCAGAATTTGTGAAGAACTCTATAGAATCGGGTGACTACTCGGGAATAAACATCAAATGGAAAGGGCATGGTCATGCAATCGTAAATATTAATTCAGTGTCATATGGGGCTGTAGTGGTTAACTTACCGACAGTTGTTGAAGCCCATAAAAGTGTTGATCGTAAGAACTTGTTGAAGACAATTGACGTTTCACAGATGTTGCTTTGTATAAAAGTCATCGAAAATGAGGAGGAGGTGTTTACCTTGACTCCTCCTGATTCAGAAGATTTGGTATCAAAACATTTTGAGGAGTATCAGGACGAAATAAATgaatctaaaaaaaaaagtttaaAGGGGTACAACGGCGGGGCCTTGACGGAGACCGAACTGCGATATCTAGATCAAATTGCTCTCAAACCTTACGATTATAAGCATGGTATCACACCGCCGTTGTATAATGCTCGAAATCGTAGGTTTAGAAGAAAGATGGGtcttgatgaatttgaatacACAGAGCAAGCTGTGGAAAGACTGCTGAAGCAGGATGATCAATCCGAAGAAGTTACATATGAGCTAGTGGATGAGGATGAAGTAGCAAGGAGATCCACGTCGGCTGCAAATTTGGAGCAGTTCTCGACCTCAGCTAGAGACGAAACGGGTATCTCTGGCTACGCAGACGATGAGAAGGAGGAAGACGATTTGGATCTGGATGCAGCTTTCCAAAGTGACGAAGACGCAGAAGCAGAAGCTGCTGCCAAAACTAATGATctatttgatgaagcagGCGATGACGTAGAACAGTATAATGGCGAGGAGGACGAGGAAGAGgacgaagaagacgaagaagacgaagaagaagacaatgatgaagaagacgacGCAGGCTCCGATCATGACGTAGTACACAAGGAAGAGGTCAATGAAGGAAGACAGCATAACGAATTACTGAAGGATGAGCTACTCGAGCTTAAGACTACGTTAGATCAAACgattcaaaaattgcaaaCGGCTACAAATcctcttttgaaatcgaGGTTCGTTGAAAGCATcaaaaagcttgaaaaagAGGTTGAactcaaaagaaagcagcTCAAGTACAGCGACGAGAGTTTGCAAGGCGACTCAAGCGTAGCTTCGCAAATCAATGGCACACAGGAAGAgttcgaagaagaagaaaatgacgCTGACGccgatgatgacgatgacgacgatgacgatATTGAAGCTcctgaagaggaagagggCACCGATCACGTGCCAGACCAAGAGTTAGATCAGAATGACCTTGACATGATGATGCTGTTTGGGGCAGAAGGTGACGAAGCCGATGCTGATTGA
- the RRP5 gene encoding Rrp5p (similar to Saccharomyces cerevisiae RRP5 (YMR229C); ancestral locus Anc_8.757): protein MAPSDKRKRDQEFPLSREDSTKPLAASSLLRNAEEKSFPRGGSSVLTPLELKQVTNEAAGDVLFGNKASTESTGQEKKTKKRKVSRAPNSKKTVEDEKDQFEGLTEHINFKTLKIGSMLLGQITEINNKDIRVSFTDGISGYVSMMNISGQFTGILEALDDNMGGEGVDEENASSDEEDSNKNNKKSSFELPDLHKYFQLGQWLRCSVTLNTALEPQSGKLNKKRLELSIEPAMVNQFTEDDLDRFTVVQCAVKSIEDHGATLDLGVEGFEGFISKKDCHNFDKLLPGSVFLCSVNKRAGRSVTVNLHFTAKSNKISKISTIEALVPGQTIDFLCESVTGKGVAGKVLGLVSGFLGVNNIHSFGEDELKSQFPVGTNVKSKIIASLFSKDGNRTLLLSTLERTVALDNSLKEIDALDAFSVGYVLDSCTVAGRDSEYLYLKLDNDRLGQVHSSRVGDIEATATIKSRVLGYNNVDNLYELSTDPKTLALKYLRSKDIPFGETVTCEITAVSSEGINIKIFGGQFTAFVPPSHISDTRLVYPERKFKIGSKARGKILNVDKRGHIFITLKKSLVNSGDDIKIITSFSDAKQVFESDEKTLAVVQSFRPKGCVLSFFGGIKGFLPTAEVSEVYVKRPEEHLRLNQTVIIKLLQVEEERSRIIATCKVSNDQGKQQKEAIEEMILGRSIIKVTIVEKTKDSLVVEMNEVGLRGVVYAGHLSDSRIEQNRAQLKKMKIGAELEGLVIDKDTRTQVFNMTLKQSLIEDAEKGELPLLYEDVKAKDNQTAMHGYIKSFSAKGLFVAFNGKFVGLVLPSYAVESKEVDISKTFYLNQSVTVYLLRTDDDHHRFLLTLKNPEERANTKRTNGSVNNAVDASVHSLEDLSLGRVVSAKIKGVKKNQLNVILADNLHGRVDISEIFDNYDDIPSKKQPLGNFKSGDIIKVKVIGSHDVKGHKFLPITHMVNKSSVFELTAKKFKVDSSESSTLTISDVSVGDELIGFVNNYSNNSLWLTISPSLKAKISILDLSDDNSTFTESLEGQFPIGSVVKVTVSAVDSDHGYLTVTRRSHCVQGFDDIKVGNRMPASIVKITDRYVLLNLGGNVTGISFAADALDDFSVPLDEAFSGMKNQTIPSEVISIASESKQIRLSLRSKDSKTPLVKSHKDLKQGQIVQALIKSVTDKGIFVYLSSLIEAFVPVSKLSDSYLKDWKQFYKVMQPVTGKVVKSDDDSRILLTLRESEINGDLKIMKTYSDIKVGDIFNGSVKNVTDFGVFVKLDNTLNVSGLAHRSEIAEDLPKDLHSLFGVGDKVKVFVLKVNIAKKQLSLSLKASHFTAKGESIEEGVSDAATKEYEEKYEAAASIEDEDEIMDDVNYSDDDSQTDERVEPCSESKSEIKAVTTGGLSLSAGFDWTTSILDQVQSDYESEDDIENFTEAKRTKRHKNKNKFVEDRTIDINTRAPESVADFERLIMGNPNSSIIWMNYIAFQLQLSEIEKAREVAERALKTISFREETEKLNIWIAMLNLENTFGTEDTLEDVFKRAVQYMDSFLIHTKLLSIYHMSEKFDLEAELYKSTAKKFGSDKVSIWVSWGEFLLSRDLADEARSILSRALKVLPKRSHIEVVRKFAHLEFAKGNPERGRSLFEGLVADAPKRIDLWNVYLDQEIKKNEKNKVENIFERVFAKKISRKQAKFFFNKWLEFEDQQQDIKTAEYVKAKALEYAEAHPKAQSA, encoded by the coding sequence ATGGCTCCTTcagataaaagaaaaagagatcagGAGTTTCCCTTGTCTAGGGAAGATTCCACCAAACCACTTGCAGCTTCTTCTCTACTGAGAAatgctgaagaaaaatccTTTCCTAGAGGTGGTTCTTCAGTTTTGACTCCATTGGAGCTGAAGCAAGTGACAAACGAGGCAGCAGGAGATGTTCTATTTGGCAACAAAGCATCCACAGAAAGCACCggtcaagaaaagaaaactaaAAAGAGAAAGGTCAGTAGAGCACCGAATAGTAAAAAAACGgtagaagatgaaaaggatCAATTTGAGGGTCTGACTGAGCACATAAATTTCAAGACGTTGAAGATAGGCTCTATGTTACTTGGCCAGATCACTGAGATAAATAACAAGGATATTCGTGTTTCTTTTACTGATGGAATTTCCGGTTATGTTTCTATGATGAATATTTCCGGTCAATTCACAGGAATCTTAGAAGCATTGGACGACAATATGGGAGGTGAAGGAGTTGATGAGGAAAACGCTTCCTCCGATGAAGAAGACAGTAATAAGAACAATAAAAAGTCATCATTCGAGCTACCTGATTTGCATAAATACTTCCAACTAGGACAATGGTTGAGGTGTTCAGTAACCTTGAATACCGCATTGGAGCCCCAATCTGGGAAActcaataaaaaaagacttGAATTATCGATTGAGCCAGCCATGGTCAACCAGTTTACCGAGGATGATCTAGATAGATTTACTGTGGTACAGTGTGCGGTAAAAAGCATAGAGGATCACGGAGCTACCCTCGATCTAGGTGTCGAGGGATTTGAAGGCTTTATCTCCAAGAAGGACTGCCATAATTTCGATAAATTATTGCCTGGTTCAGTGTTTCTGTGTAGTGTCAACAAGAGAGCTGGAAGATCTGTTACTGTCAATTTGCATTTTACGGCAAAAAGTAACAAGATTTcgaaaatttcaacaattgagGCACTGGTTCCGGGCCAAACAATCGACTTTCTCTGTGAAAGTGTAACAGGAAAGGGGGTTGCCGGTAAAGTTTTGGGTTTAGTTTCAGGTTTTTTGGGTGTCAATAATATTCATTCTTTTGGTGAGGATGAACTAAAGAGTCAATTTCCTGTTGGAACAAATGTCAAGAGTAAAATTATTGCATCACTATTTAGTAAGGATGGCAATAGAACGCTTCTTCTAAGTACATTGGAGCGCACTGTAGCTTTGGACAATAGCCTTAAGGAAATTGATGCGCTAGACGCCTTCTCTGTTGGATATGTTTTAGATTCATGCACTGTTGCTGGTCGTGACTCTGAATATTTATATCTCAAGCTTGACAACGATCGTCTGGGTCAAGTCCATTCTTCAAGAGTTGGTGATATTGAAGCAACTGCCACTATAAAATCTAGAGTACTTGGCTATAATAATGTTGATAATCTGTATGAACTTTCCACTGATCCAAAAACGTTGGCATTAAAATACTTAAGATCTAAGGACATTCCATTTGGTGAGACAGTGACCTGCGAAATTACTGCAGTATCGAGTGAAGGTATTAACATAAAGATTTTCGGCGGACAGTTTACGGCATTCGTACCTCCGTCTCATATCTCTGACACGAGGCTGGTCTATCctgaaagaaaattcaaaattggcTCAAAAGCTAGAGGTAAAATCTTGAATGTCGATAAACGTGGTCATATTTTTATcacattgaaaaaatcattggTGAATTCAGGTGATGATATAAAGATTattacatctttttcagacGCTAAAcaagtatttgaaagtgATGAGAAAACTCTTGCAGTCGTCCAAAGTTTCCGGCCGAAGGGTTGCGttctatcattttttggtgGGATTAAAGGTTTTTTACCAACCGCTGAAGTTTCTGAGGTGTATGTTAAGAGACCAGAAGAGCACTTGAGACTGAATCAAACTGTCATCATCAAGCTTCTAcaagttgaagaagaaagatctAGAATAATTGCAACTTGTAAGGTTTCTAACGACCAAGGAAAGCAACAGAAGGAAGCTATCGAGGAGATGATACTTGGACGTTCTATTATAAAAGTCacaattgttgaaaaaaccAAAGACTCTCTGGTTGTTGAAATGAACGAAGTAGGACTTCGTGGTGTTGTATATGCTGGTCACCTATCAGATTCTAGAATAGAGCAAAATAGAGCTcagttaaaaaaaatgaaaattggAGCAGAATTAGAAGGTTTGGTTATAGATAAGGATACAAGAACTCAAGTATTCAATATGACCTTGAAGCAGTCTTTGATCGAAGATGCTGAAAAGGGTGAACTACCTCTTCTGTATGAAGATGTTAAGGCGAAGGACAATCAAACAGCTATGCATGGTTATATTAAATCATTCTCTGCAAAAGGTCTCTTTGTCGCATTCAATGGTAAGTTTGTCGGTTTAGTGTTACCGAGTTACGCTGTTGAAAGCAAAGAAGTGGATATTTCTAAAACTTTCTATTTGAACCAATCCGTCACTGTTTATCTGTTAAGAACCGATGATGACCACCATAGATTTCTGCTCACCCTTAAAAATCCGGAAGAGCGTGCAAACACAAAACGTACAAACGGATCCGTGAACAACGCAGTTGATGCATCCGTTCACAGCTTGGAGGATCTTTCTTTGGGCAGAGTTGTTTCGGCAAAAATTAAAGGTgtcaaaaagaatcaattgaatgtGATCTTGGCTGACAATTTGCATGGAAGAGTTGATATTTCTGAGATTTTCGATAATTATGATGATATTCCAAGTAAGAAGCAACCTTTGGGCAATTTTAAAAGTGGCGATATCATTAAAGTGAAGGTTATTGGCTCTCATGATGTTAAAGGTCACAAGTTCTTACCAATCACCCATATGGTTAACAAATCCAGTGTTTTCGAATTGACcgcaaaaaaattcaaagttgataGTTCTGAAAGCAGTACTCTAACCATTTCTGATGTTTCTGTTGGTGACGAATTGATTGGGTTTGTCAATAATTACTCCAATAACAGCTTGTGGCTAACAATTTCACCTAGCCTCAAGGCCAAAATATCTATTTTAGATCTCTCAGATGATAACAGTACCTTCACGGAAAGTCTGGAAGGACAATTTCCAATCGGGTCTGTCGTGAAAGTCACAGTAAGTGCTGTTGATTCAGATCATGGATATCTAACAGTCACGAGAAGGTCGCATTGTGTTCAAGGTTTTGATGACATTAAAGTGGGCAACAGAATGCCAGCAAGTATTGTTAAGATAACCGACCGTTACgttcttttgaatctgGGGGGAAATGTTACCGGTATATCGTTTGCAGCCGATGCATTAGATGATTTTTCTGTTCCGTTGGATGAGGCCTTCAGTGGAATGAAAAACCAAACTATACCATCGGAGGTTATTTCGATTGCATCTGAATCGAAACAAATCAGACTTTCTTTGCGCTCCAAAGATTCGAAAACTCCGTTGGTAAAAAGTCATAAGGATCTCAAACAGGGACAAATTGTGCAAGCCTTGATCAAATCAGTTACAGACAAGGGTATCTTTGTGTATCTCAGCTCTTTGATCGAAGCATTTGTACCTGTGAGCAAACTTTCAGATTCCTATTTGAAGGACTGGAAGCAGTTTTATAAGGTGATGCAACCTGTGACGGGTAAAGTTGTTAAAAGTGACGATGACTCGCGTATTTTACTGACTTTGAGAGAATCCGAGATTAATGGGGACTTGAAAATTATGAAAACCTACAGTGATATAAAAGTGggtgatattttcaatggtaGCGTTAAAAACGTAACGGATTTTGGTGTATTTGTCAAGCTAGATAATACACTTAATGTGAGTGGTTTGGCACATCGCTCTGAAATCGCCGAGGATTTGCCAAAAGATTTGCATTCCTTGTTCGGAGTAGGTGATAAAGTAAAGGTTTTCGTGTTGAAAGTTAATATTGCCAAGAAACAACTTTCTTTGAGCTTGAAAGCGTCTCATTTTACTGCAAAAGGGGAATCTATAGAAGAGGGTGTTTCAGATGCGGCCACCAAAGAATATGAGGAGAAATACGAAGCTGCAGCAAgcattgaagatgaggacGAAATTATGGATGATGTAAATTATAGCGATGATGACTCACAAACTGATGAAAGGGTAGAGCCTTGCAGTGAGTCAAAATCTGAAATTAAGGCAGTCACAACTGGTGGTTTAAGTCTGAGTGCAGGGTTTGACTGGACCACCAGTATTTTGGATCAAGTTCAGTCGGATTATGAGTCTGAGGATGATATCGAAAACTTCACTGAAGCAAAAAGGACCAAGCGCcacaaaaataaaaacaaatttgttgaagatagAACCATTGACATAAATACAAGAGCTCCAGAATCTGTTGCGGATTTCGAACGTCTGATCATGGGTAATCCAAATTCGTCCATCATTTGGATGAACTATAttgcttttcaattgcaGTTAAGTGAAATAGAAAAGGCAAGAGAGGTAGCAGAGCGCGCATTGAAGACAATTAGTTTCAGGGAAGAAACTGAGAAGCTAAACATCTGGATTGCCATGCTGAACTTGGAAAACACATTCGGCACGGAAGATACTTTGGAAGATGTTTTCAAGAGGGCCGTGCAATATATGGACTCTTTCCTAATTCACACCAAGCTTCTAAGTATATACCACATGAGTGAGAAATTTGATCTTGAGGCGGAATTATATAAATCAACagccaaaaaatttggatcgGATAAAGTCTCAATCTGGGTTTCCTGGGGTGAGTTCTTGCTATCACGAGACCTAGCGGATGAAGCTCGTTCGATTCTTTCGAGAGCTTTAAAGGTGCTGCCTAAACGTTCTCACATCGAGGTCGTCAGAAAATTTGCCCATCTTGAATTTGCTAAAGGTAACCCTGAAAGGGGTCGCTCTTTGTTTGAGGGTTTGGTAGCAGATGCTCCTAAGAGAATTGACCTGTGGAATGTTTACTTGGatcaagaaataaaaaagaatgagaagaataaagttgaaaacatCTTTGAGCGTGTTTTTGCCAAGAAAATAAGCAGAAAGCAAGCTAAGTTCTTTTTTAACAAATGGTTAGAGTTCGAAGACCAGCAGCAAGATATTAAAACAGCAGAATATGTTAAGGCTAAGGCTCTAGAGTATGCGGAAGCCCATCCAAAGGCACAGAGTGCATAA
- the MTF1 gene encoding RNA polymerase specificity factor (similar to Saccharomyces cerevisiae MTF1 (YMR228W); ancestral locus Anc_8.755) — translation MSLPVKNLQILAQIKHYYGFRYLLNPVIHNKILDKLNLQKTYGNFQDTKILDLYPGPAQHAAIFYNRFRPEQYTLMENRTDFFDYLKTEYSNSELQLAEKNPYEWSSYTDLIDNEKQFVPDKQPLTQINNRFLVTANLTNASHEGLVMQWFTCIGNRNWLQRFGRVKMLVWVPTPVAAKLLASPGSNARSKCSVVRETFTETHLIALSNTKECEMFHETEFEQMSPIVFPNTDVWQVRDKGIALLEINPTAHQVDLDNWDYVTKHLLILKKTPLKESLDSLGHGGKDYFNLKITDKNLLEKSPGQLTSVEFIYLSKLFDEWPFKPDIYMDFVDVYQEEGLH, via the coding sequence ATGTCTTTACCTGTCAAAAATCTCCAGATTTTAGCGCAAATTAAGCATTACTATGGGTTTAGATATTTACTGAATCCTGTGATACATAACAAAATACTGgacaaattgaatttaCAGAAGACCTATGGCAATTTCCAAGAtaccaaaattttggatttgtATCCAGGACCTGCACAGCATGCTGCCATCTTCTACAATAGGTTTAGACCAGAGCAGTATACTTTAATGGAAAATAGAACCGACTTTTTCGATTATTTAAAGACGGAATACTCTAATTCAGAATTGCAACtggctgaaaaaaatcctTATGAGTGGTCGTCATATACCGATCTTATAGACAATGAAAAACAATTTGTTCCGGATAAACAGCCTCTAACACAAATCAACAACAGATTTTTAGTAACGGCTAATCTTACGAACGCATCACACGAGGGCCTCGTGATGCAGTGGTTTACTTGCATTGGAAATAGAAATTGGTTACAAAGATTTGGTAGAGTAAAAATGCTTGTCTGGGTTCCAACACCAGTTGCAGCCAAGCTGCTAGCTTCACCAGGCTCAAATGCGAGGTCCAAATGTTCCGTTGTGAGAGAAACGTTTACAGAAACACATCTGATAGCTTTAAGCAATACAAAAGAATGTGAAATGTTTCATGAAACTGAATTTGAGCAAATGTCCCCCATAGTATTCCCAAATACAGATGTTTGGCAAGTGCGCGACAAGGGTATCGCTCTTTTGGAAATTAATCCAACTGCGCATCAAGTGGACCTTGACAATTGGGACTATGTCACTAAACACCTTTTAATTTTAAAGAAAACGCCGCTTAAAGAGTCGTTGGATTCACTGGGACATGGAGGGAAGGATTATTTCAACTTAAAGATTACCGACAAGAATTTACTCGAAAAAAGTCCGGGACAACTCACTAGTGTAGAGTTTATCTATTTGTCGAAGCTATTTGACGAGTGGCCATTTAAGCCTGACATCTATATGGACTTTGTTGATGTGTACCAGGAGGAGGGGCTGCATTAG